One Brassica napus cultivar Da-Ae chromosome A1, Da-Ae, whole genome shotgun sequence genomic region harbors:
- the LOC106377532 gene encoding uncharacterized protein LOC106377532 isoform X2 → MKMQFGVLAFLVTLSAIESGIASPNTVPAFLWSPHLHNGGMDEAVNYQVMSAKDLVDSVFTQGGWSNILCSVKKVEQPVVDVALVFIGRELLSFDVSSKRNSEPSLVNTLNGLFTASNFSLAFPYIAAPEEERMESLLLSGLKQACSHNVGVSNIVFSDSCFVEDGMIQKLSDLQSFKDHLLARKETRKKGETDLVVLCSEGSESNSQSGQSHSERESISELVSSVEQSGSKYTALYVSDPYWYTSYKTLQRFLAESGTGNSTVGVVTTCDELCKFKSSLLEGILVGIVFLLILISGLCCMAGIDTPTRFETPQDS, encoded by the exons ATGAAGATGCAATTCGGTGTGCTGGCGTTTCTGGTGACTCTCTCCGCGATTGAATCCGGAATCGCTTCTCCCAACACCGTCCCTGCTTTCCTCTGGTCTCCGCATCTCCA TAATGGTGGGATGGATGAGGCTGTGAATTATCAGGTCATGTCTGCAAAGGATCTAGTTGACTCTGTTTTCACTCAAGGAGGATGGTCTAACATTCTT tGCTCTGTGAAGAAAGTTGAGCAGCCTGTTGTTGATGTTGCACTTGTGTTCATCGGCAGAGAG TTACTGTCTTTTGATGTTTCTTCCAAAAGGAACTCGGAACCTTCCCTTGTTAACACATTGAAT GGTCTCTTTACAGCGTCCAACTTCTCATTGGCATTCCCATACATTGCTGCGCCAGAGGAAGAAAGGATGGAGAGTTTGTTGCTTTCAGGGCTTAAACAAGCTTGCTCTCACAATGTAGGAGTCAGCAATATTGTGTTCTCAGATTCTTGCTTTGTTGAGGATGGAATGATTCAGAAACTATCAGACCTTCAGTCTTTCAAA GATCATTTGCTTGCTAGAAAAGAAACAAGGAAAAAAGGAGAAACTGACTTGGTTGTGCTCTGTTCCGAGGGTTCTGAATCAAACAGCCAATCTGGCCAGTCACATTCAGAGC GTGAAAGCATCTCCGAACTTGTTAGTTCTGTAGAACAATCTGGCAGTAAATATACAGCGCTTTATGTTTCTGATCCTTATTGGTACACATCTTACAAAACTCTCCAAAGGTTTCTAGCTGAAAGTGGTACAGGTAACAGCACCGTTGGTGTTGTTACGACCTGTGATGAACTCTGCAAATTTAAGTCATCACTTTTGGAGGGCATACTAGTG GGAATCGTTTTCCTTCTCATCTTGATCAGCGGACTTTGTTGTATGGCGGGTATCGATACACCAACTAGATTCGAGACTCCTCAAGATTCTTAA
- the LOC106377532 gene encoding uncharacterized protein LOC106377532 isoform X1 yields the protein MKMQFGVLAFLVTLSAIESGIASPNTVPAFLWSPHLQGGNGGMDEAVNYQVMSAKDLVDSVFTQGGWSNILCSVKKVEQPVVDVALVFIGRELLSFDVSSKRNSEPSLVNTLNGLFTASNFSLAFPYIAAPEEERMESLLLSGLKQACSHNVGVSNIVFSDSCFVEDGMIQKLSDLQSFKDHLLARKETRKKGETDLVVLCSEGSESNSQSGQSHSERESISELVSSVEQSGSKYTALYVSDPYWYTSYKTLQRFLAESGTGNSTVGVVTTCDELCKFKSSLLEGILVGIVFLLILISGLCCMAGIDTPTRFETPQDS from the exons ATGAAGATGCAATTCGGTGTGCTGGCGTTTCTGGTGACTCTCTCCGCGATTGAATCCGGAATCGCTTCTCCCAACACCGTCCCTGCTTTCCTCTGGTCTCCGCATCTCCA GGGTGGTAATGGTGGGATGGATGAGGCTGTGAATTATCAGGTCATGTCTGCAAAGGATCTAGTTGACTCTGTTTTCACTCAAGGAGGATGGTCTAACATTCTT tGCTCTGTGAAGAAAGTTGAGCAGCCTGTTGTTGATGTTGCACTTGTGTTCATCGGCAGAGAG TTACTGTCTTTTGATGTTTCTTCCAAAAGGAACTCGGAACCTTCCCTTGTTAACACATTGAAT GGTCTCTTTACAGCGTCCAACTTCTCATTGGCATTCCCATACATTGCTGCGCCAGAGGAAGAAAGGATGGAGAGTTTGTTGCTTTCAGGGCTTAAACAAGCTTGCTCTCACAATGTAGGAGTCAGCAATATTGTGTTCTCAGATTCTTGCTTTGTTGAGGATGGAATGATTCAGAAACTATCAGACCTTCAGTCTTTCAAA GATCATTTGCTTGCTAGAAAAGAAACAAGGAAAAAAGGAGAAACTGACTTGGTTGTGCTCTGTTCCGAGGGTTCTGAATCAAACAGCCAATCTGGCCAGTCACATTCAGAGC GTGAAAGCATCTCCGAACTTGTTAGTTCTGTAGAACAATCTGGCAGTAAATATACAGCGCTTTATGTTTCTGATCCTTATTGGTACACATCTTACAAAACTCTCCAAAGGTTTCTAGCTGAAAGTGGTACAGGTAACAGCACCGTTGGTGTTGTTACGACCTGTGATGAACTCTGCAAATTTAAGTCATCACTTTTGGAGGGCATACTAGTG GGAATCGTTTTCCTTCTCATCTTGATCAGCGGACTTTGTTGTATGGCGGGTATCGATACACCAACTAGATTCGAGACTCCTCAAGATTCTTAA
- the LOC106377433 gene encoding L-ascorbate oxidase homolog, which translates to MQGGRLLTVFVCLVSTVALVNAGDPYFYYTWNVTYGTVAPLGIPQQVILINGQFPGPNLNSTSNNNVVINVFNNLDEPFLLTWSGLQHRKNSWQDGVTGTSCPIPAGTNYTYHFQPKDQIGSYFYYPSTALHRFSGGFGGLRVNSRLLIPVPYADPEDDHTILINDWYTKSHTALKTFLDSGRTLGSPDGVLINGKSGKVGGQNTPLFTMKPGKTYKYRICNVGFKSTLNFRIQGHKMKLVEMEGSHVLQNDYDSLDVHVGQCFAVLVTADQEAKSYYMVASTRFLKKEVSTVGVMSYEGSNVQPSNVLPKAPVGWAWSLNQFRSFRWNLTASAARPNPQGSYHYGKINITRTIKLANTKNLVDGKVRFGLNGVSHVDTETPLKLAEYFEMSEKVFKYNVIKDEPAAKITTLTVEPNVLNITFRTFVEIVFENHERSMQSFHLDGYSFFSVASEPGTWTPEKRNNYNLLDAVSRHTVQVFPKSWSAILLTFDNAGMWNIRSENWERRYLGQQMYVSVLSPEKSLRDEYNIPLNTNLCGIVKGLPLPTPYTI; encoded by the exons ATGCAGGGTGGTAGGCTTTTGACGGTGTTTGTATGCCTCGTCTCGACGGTGGCGCTGGTGAATGCCGGCGATCCTTACTTTTACTACACGTGGAACGTGACGTACGGAACCGTTGCGCCTCTAGGAATTCCTCAACAGGTGATTCTCATCAACGGACAGTTCCCTGGTCCTAACCTAAACTCAACATCCAACAACAATGTCGTCATCAATGTTTTCAACAACCTTGACGAGCCTTTCCTCTTGACCTG GAGTGGTCTCCAGCACAGGAAGAACTCATGGCAAGATGGTGTGACCGGAACCTCATGCCCAATCCCAGCAGGCACCAACTACACTTACCATTTCCAGCCTAAGGACCAGATCGGTAGCTACTTCTACTACCCATCAACCGCCCTCCACCGTTTCTCCGGTGGTTTCGGTGGCCTCCGTGTCAACAGCCGTCTCCTCATCCCCGTCCCTTACGCTGACCCCGAAGATGACCACACCATCCTCATCAACGACTGGTACACCAAGAGCCACACCGCTCTCAAGACCTTCCTTGACAGCGGCCGCACTCTTGGTTCCCCTGACGGTGTCCTCATCAACGGTAAATCCGGTAAAGTCGGAGGACAGAACACGCCTCTCTTCACCATGAAGCCAGGAAAGACCTACAAGTACAGAATCTGTAACGTTGGGTTCAAATCCACTCTTAACTTCAGGATCCAAGGACACAAGATGAAGCTTGTTGAGATGGAAGGATCTCACGTTCTCCAGAACGACTACGACTCGCTCGACGTCCACGTCGGACAGTGCTTCGCTGTTCTTGTGACCGCTGACCAAGAGGCCAAGAGCTACTACATGGTTGCATCAACTAGGTTCCTCAAGAAGGAAGTGAGCACTGTTGGTGTGATGAGCTACGAAGGAAGCAATGTTCAGCCTTCAAATGTGCTTCCCAAGGCTCCAGTTGGATGGGCTTGGTCTCTTAACCAGTTCAGATCATTCAGATGGAACTTAACCGCCAGCGCGGCTAGGCCTAACCCGCAAGGATCTTACCATTACGGAAAGATCAACATCACACGTACCATCAAGCTCGCCAACACCAAGAACTTGGTGGACGGTAAGGTCAGGTTTGGGCTTAACGGTGTATCACACGTTGACACCgagactcccttgaagcttGCTGAGTACTTCGAGATGTCCGAGAAGGTCTTCAAATACAATGTCATCAAGGACGAACCAGCAGCCAAGATCACTACACTAACCGTTGAGCCTAATGTCCTTAACATCACTTTCCGTACCTTTGTTGAAATCGTCTTCGAGAACCACGAGAGGAGCATGCAATCATTCCATTTGGATGGTTACTCCTTCTTCTCAGTCGC TTCTGAGCCAGGAACATGGACACCAGAGAAGAGAAACAACTACAACTTGCTCGATGCGGTCAGCAGACACACCGTGCAAGTGTTCCCCAAGTCGTGGTCCGCCATCCTCTTGACATTCGACAACGCCGGTATGTGGAACATCAGATCAGAGAACTGGGAGAGAAGATACTTGGGACAGCAAATGTACGTCAGTGTTCTTTCCCCTGAGAAATCACTAAGAGACGAATACAACATCCCACTCAACACCAACCTTTGTGGTATCGTTAAGGGCTTGCCATTACCTACACCCTACACTATTTAA
- the LOC106375092 gene encoding L-ascorbate oxidase homolog, which translates to MRGAKLLAACLYLAAAATLVVQAEDPYFHHVWNVTYGTASPLGVPQQVILINGQFPGPNLNSTSNNNVIINVFNNLDEPFLLTWNGIQHRKNCWQDGTPGTMCPIPAGTNYTYHFQPKDQIGSYFYYPTTAMHRAAGGFGGLRVNSRLLIPIPYDVPEDDYTVLIGDWYTKSHTQLKKFLDGGRTLGRPNGVLINGKAGKGDGSDAPLFTLKPGKSYRVRICNVGLKTSLNFRIQNHKMKLVEMEGSHVLQNDFDSLDVHVGQCFGTIVTANQEAKDYYMVASSRFLKSVITTTGLLRYEGGKGPASSQLPAGPVGWAWSLNQFRSFRWNLTSNAARPNPQGSYHYGKINITRTIKLVNTQGKVDGKLRYALNGISHTDLETPLKLAEYFGIADKVFKYNSVDNPTPEQTKSIKIEPHVLNITHRNFIEVVFENHEKSVQSWHLNGYSFFAVAVEPGTWTPEKRKNYNLLDAVSRHTVQVYPKCWAAILLTFDNCGMWNIRSENTERRYLGQQLYVSVLSPEKSLRDEYNMPETSLQCGLVKNTPKPANPYAGA; encoded by the exons ATGCGAGGAGCTAAACTCTTGGCCGCATGCCTCTACCTGGCTGCAGCCGCAACGTTGGTGGTCCAAGCCGAAGATCCTTACTTCCACCATGTATGGAACGTGACCTATGGAACCGCATCTCCTCTCGGCGTTCCACAACAAGTCATTCTAATCAACGGCCAGTTCCCTGGTCCCAACCTCAACTCTACCTCCAACAACAATGTCATCATCAATGTCTTCAACAACCTCGACGAACCTTTCCTCCTCACTTG GAATGGGATCCAGCACAGAAAGAACTGTTGGCAAGATGGGACTCCAGGTACTATGTGTCCAATCCCCGCAGGCACCAACTACACTTACcatttccagcctaaggatcaGATCGGTAGCTACTTCTACTACCCGACCACAGCGATGCACCGTGCCGCTGGTGGATTCGGGGGACTACGTGTCAACAGCCGTCTCCTAATCCCGATCCCTTACGATGTTCCGGAAGATGATTACACCGTCCTCATCGGTGACTGGTACACTAAGAGTCACACCCAGTTGAAGAAGTTCCTTGACGGTGGACGTACTCTTGGTCGTCCAAACGGTGTTCTCATCAACGGAAAGGCAGGGAAAGGCGATGGATCTGACGcacctctcttcaccttgaAGCCTGGAAAGAGCTACAGGGTTAGGATCTGTAACGTGGGTCTCAAGACATCTCTCAACTTTAGGATTCAGAATCACAAAATGAAGCTCGTTGAGATGGAAGGATCTCACGTTCTTCAGAACGATTTCGACTCTCTTGACGTCCACGTTGGTCAATGCTTTGGTACTATCGTTACCGCGAATCAAGAAGCTAAAGATTACTACATGGTTGCATCCTCTAGGTTCTTGAAGTCGGTTATTACAACAACCGGACTTCTCCGGTACGAGGGAGGTAAAGGACCAGCCTCTTCGCAGCTTCCGGCTGGTCCTGTCGGATGGGCTTGGTCGTTGAACCAGTTCCGATCCTTTAGGTGGAACTTGACGTCTAATGCAGCTAGGCCTAACCCTCAGGGATCTTACCACTATGGGAAAATCAACATCACACGCACAATCAAGCTAGTGAACACTCAGGGCAAAGTCGATGGTAAGCTTAGGTACGCTTTGAACGGAATCTCTCACACTGACCTTGAAACTCCGTTGAAGCTCGCCGAGTACTTTGGTATTGCCGACAAGGTCTTTAAGTACAATAGCGTCGATAACCCGACCCCGGAACAGACCAAGAGCATCAAGATCGAGCCACACGTTCTTAACATCACTCACCGCAACTTCATCGAGGTGGTGTTTGAGAACCACGAGAAGAGTGTTCAGTCTTGGCACTTGAATGGTTACTCTTTCTTTGCCGTCGC TGTGGAGCCAGGAACTTGGACCccagagaagagaaagaactACAACCTCTTGGACGCAGTGAGCAGACACACAGTCCAAGTGTACCCAAAGTGTTGGGCAGCAATCTTGCTAACATTTGATAACTGTGGAATGTGGAACATTCGGTCTGAGAACACAGAGAGACGTTACTTAGGACAGCAGCTTTACGTGAGTGTCTTGTCGCCAGAGAAGTCACTTAGAGATGAATACAACATGCCTGAGACAAGCCTCCAATGTGGTCTCGTCAAAAACACACCTAAACCTGCTAACCCTTACGCTGGAGCCTAA